ctaggaacatatcaaaataaacacagggaagcaacaacgcgacctattgatttacaacatgatttgcaaaatactaccaggactaagttcatgataaatttaagttaaattaatcatattacttaagaactcccacttagatagacatccctctaatcctctaagtgattacgtgatccaaatcaactaaaccatgtccgatcatcacgtgagatggagtagtttcattggtgaacatcactatgttgatcatatctactatatgattcacgctcgacctttcggtctccgtgttccgaggccatatctgtatatgcttggctcgtcaagtataacctgagtattccgcgtgtgcaactgttttgcacccgttgtatttgaacgtagagcctatcacacccgatcatcacgtggtgtctcagcacgaagaactttcgtaacggtgcatactcagggagaacactacttgataatttagtgagagatcatcttataatgctaccgtcaatcaaagcaagataagatgcataaaagataaacatcacatgcaatcaatataagtgatatgatatggccatcatcatcttgtgtttgtgatctccatctccgaagcaccgttgtgatcaccatcgtcaccggcgcgacagcttgatctccatcttagcatcgttgtcgtctcgccacgcttgtgcttccacgactatcgctaccgtttagtgataaagtaaagcattacagcgtgattgcattgcatacaataaagcgacaaccatatggctcctgtcagttgccgataactcggttacaaaacatgatcatctcatacaaaaaaaattagcatcatgtcttgaccatatcacatcacaacatgccctgcaaaaacaagttagacgtcctctactttgttgttgcaagttttacgtggctgctacgggcttaagcaagaaccaatcttacctacgcatcaaaaccacaacgatagtttgtcaagttggtgctgttttaaccttcgcaaggaccgggcgtagccacactcggttcaactaaagttggagaaactgtcacccgctagccacctttgtgcaaagcacgtcgggagaaccggtctcgcgtaagcgtacgcgtaatgtcggtccgggccgcttcgtccaacaataccgctgaaccaaagtatgacaatgctggtaagcagtatgacttatatcgcccacaactcacttgtgttctactcgtgcatataacatcaacatataaaacctaggctcggatgccactgttgggttacgtagtaatttcaaaaaaattcctacgctcacgcaagatcatagtgatgcatagcaacgagaggggagagtatgatctatgtaccttatagatcgacaacggaagcatttggttgatgtagtcgtacgtcttcacggcccgaccgatcaagcaccgaaactacggcacctccgagttttagcacatgttcagctcgatgacgatccccggacttcgatccagcaaagtgtcggggaagagttccgtcagcacgacggcgtggtgacgatcttgatgtactactgcagcagggcttcgcctaaactccgctacaatattatcgaggactatggtggaagggggcaccgcacacggctaagaatatgatcacgtggatcaacttgtgtatctctggggtgcccctgccccccccccaatcctagatggaataggattcgcggaggggggaaagagagagaggggccggccccctctgcttgtcctatttggaccaagggaggggaggggcacgcggcccatgaggggatgcctcttctcttttccactaaggcccatcatggcccatatagctcccgggggggtccagtaacctccccgtactccggtaaaatcccgatttcacccggaacacttccgatatccaaacataggcttccaatatatcaatctttatgtctcgaccatttcgagactcctcgtcatgtccgtgatcgcatccgggactccgaacaaccttcggtacatcaaaatgcataaactcataatataactgtcatcgtaaccttaagcgtgcggaccctacgggttcgagaacaatgtagacatgaccaagacacgtttccggtcaataaccaatagcgggacctggatgcccatattggctgctacatattctacgaagatctttatcggtcagaccgcataacaacatatgttgttccctttgtcatcggtatgttacttgcccgagattcgatcgtcggtattccaatacctagttcaatctcgttaccggcaagtctctttactcgttctgtaatacatcatcccgcaactaactcattagttgcaatgcttgcaaggctttgagtgatgtgcattaccgagagggcccagagatacctctccgacaatcggagtgacaaaacctaatctcgaaatacgccaacccaacatgtacctttggagacacctgtagtactcctttataatcacccagttacgttgtgacgtttggtagcacccaaagtgttcctccggtaaacgggagttgcataatctcatagttataggaacatgtataagtcatgaagaaagcaatagcaacatactaaacgatcgagtgctaagctaacggaatgggtcaagtcaatcacatcattctcctaatgatgtgatcccgttaatcaaataacaactcttttgtttatggttaggaaacataaccatcttctattaacgagctagtcaagtagaggcatactagtgacactttgtttgtctatgtattcacacaagtattatgtttccggttaatacaattctagcatgaataataaacatttatcatgatataaggaaataaataataactttattattgcctctagggcatatttccttcaagaagaaTACACAAGGGATTTACGGTTCAGACCttttctatggaggtaaaaccctatgtcctgctcttgCTTATATTGTAAAGCTAtcgaagtacagagttgatctacctcgagatcgtaagttgTGGTCTAAACCTTAGGGGTATGATGAACGGGCGTACGGATGGATGTAATATTCTATAGACTAGCTTGGTCTTGGCTTatatagagggcccgaacctgtcagAAAGGTTCCTAGTTGTAAAAACTCACCGCCTGGACATGTTTGCTAGTGGAGAAGCCGTCGATTTGAGGTCCTTTAGAGAAATTCGATTCTCCACCTTTAAACATGGATGCCTGTATCACCTTGGGTGGATGGCCCCATGAAATcgattttttgtccaaaaggaccaCCTGTCGAACGCAATTGACAGAAAAGACCACCCCTGAGTCACATTGGCAAAACAGACCAGCTGGGTCGTGGCGGCAGGCGCGCCAGCCGACACGTGGCGCCTGCCGCCACATGCAGTGGCGGCAGCCCTTGCCGTGGCCCGCCACAGGAATCGGGAACGCAGCTGACGCGCGACAGAACGGAGCGCTGGGTAGATGGGGCCTGCCGCCGCCTGGTGTGGCGGCAGTATTGTAGCTAGTGAGATTCGCAGTTCTAAAAAAACTAGTGAGATTCGCGCGCAGCTACTGCATGCGTAAGATTCCCTCAAATGCGTGCATGCAGCGCAGTACTCTTTCTCTCTCCCTTGAATCTTCTCTCTCTCTTGCCTCTTGCATGCATGCAACCCATTAttactcgctctctctctcccttgcATGCAGCGCCCACAAGTGGTGCCGCCACACAAGGAGGCGGCAGGGCCCAGCTGCCTAGCCTCCATTCCGTCGCGTGTCGGTCCCGTTTGCTGAATCCTGTGGCGGGCCACCTGCCGTCTGGCCCTGTGGCGGCAGGGGCTGCCGCCTCCGCACGTGGCGGCAGGCGCCACGTGTCGGCTGGCGCGCCTGCCGCCACGACCCAGTTGGTCTGTTTTGCCAATGAGATTGAGAGGTGGTCTTTTCTGTCAATTATGTTCGTAAGGTGGTCTTATTCGACAAAAAATCCATGAAATCCTCCTCGGATGGCCTGAGTTGAATCATTAATGCCGTTCTACTCCCACATAGGGTGGACACGTGCAAGGGCTGGATTCCCCGAATGAGAGCCACTGCCATCACATTGGCTAGCATCAGACCGTGGTGGCACTGACGTTCCATCTGATCCGGCAGCCTAAACACTGTCGAGGTTCCTTCTTGGGCTCTGGTCCTCGGACACTAGTTATACCTCTTCTGAGGAGGCATGGGCAAAAAGGTGGTAACAATGCCCTCCCGAGGAGGGTCTGCATGGGGCACGCCAAGAAGATAGAACCACTCCCCTTGTATGTTGACATTCGACTCCTCCGGGGTACCGTCAAGGTATCTGGGTCTAGCTACCCTGCAGACCATGAATCCACCACAGTCCACCAGCGCGCTCCCTCACTTGCACGATACTACTCAAAAGTACTTCCACCACAGGTCAAAGTGTGGGTTGCAtccgaggaaggcctcacataaatTGTCAAAACACGCAATACAGAGGATAGAGTTGGGGAAAAGATGATGTAGCCGGTGGACGTAAAAATCTAGCAGTCTCTTCAAGAAGGGATGAATTGGGTCACCCAAGACCCTAATAAGAAAGGGGACGACGCATACCTTCTCGTTTCCCCGAGGATTGGCGCAACGTTTCTGAACGAAATCACTGTCAAGGGCGATCAATCCTAAGGGCGCGCTTGGATTAGATGTATTTGAATACACCGGTATTTAACTTACAGGTGTAATTTACCGAGCTGCGAAGGAGTTTCGGCTGGAAATGAAACGGCTGACGGAGGTCCGTATATTTTCTACAAGGGTATTTGAGTGGAAACGACAATCCAAACATGCCCTAAGTGGTCAAATGCCACCTCTGGCGGATGCATGTAGCCCAAGTCGGGGAGCTGGTCCAGCTAGGCCTgatccatggagcaaggcttccacCCTCCTTCGATGTTGCCGGTGGAAAGAGAAGATGACGCATTTGTTGGATCCATGGTGATCGTTCCCTTTAGAAGGTGACGAATGATGATTCACTAAGGGAAGACGGAGGATGTGGAGGCGGGAGGTGATGCAagggactagaagaagaagcagatTTTGGAGGATGTAAGATCTCTCCCTTCTGCAGTCGTGTCCTTTTTATATGGTGACTTTCCGCGAAGCAATGGCGGGACGCACGAGCCCTTTAGTACTAATCTCCCGGGTTCCCCAAGCGACGTGCGTTAAGAATGCATGAAAATCGACAGGGTTGTTCATTGTGGCACTGTATGTGTCTTGGGGCACGATGACTTCACTGACTAGACATGCCGATGGTGGGGCTTGGAGCCATGCCAGCACACCATGATGACCTCCTATCTGAGGGGCCATCAGTGTTGCATGAGACGTCAGATCTAGCCTATGAAATTTGTCGGGACAAGGCTTGACCGCCGGACAAAAAAATCTTCACCGCTACATGCGAGAAAACATCTCCAATCCGATGTATAATTCAGAAGTGACAGTAGCATCCATCAAGATGAAATGTAAATAACCAAGGGGCTCTTCGGATTCCTGAGGTGGGAACTTTTCGGCCAAGACTGAATTGATTCAAAGGAGTGAAGGATTTGTTCAACTGGCTTCCAAGACCGATGACCGAACACAAAAAGTAACTCGAAAGAACCGAGGAGCGTCCTCGATTTAAAGAGCGGTTCAGTggtgtcctgaactagggggtGCTCACCATATTGTCTCTCGGCCAGGAGGGCCGGGCTGAGGCCCCCATGATGATTTATTGGTGCGCCACGTTCATCGAATCCCGCAGCACCAAGATATAGGATGTTTCCGAAGATTCGACACATACTCCAAGACTTAGAGGTTGTCTACCCCACAATTATCCTAGATGTAACCGACCCACGTGTAAACCTTAGACACCCCGGTATCTATATAAGCCGAGGGGTAGGGCTCATAGATGACACGTTCATACACACATGATCTCACGGTAGATCAACCTGTAATATGTGCTCCTTCAAATCAATACAATTAaaacaggatgtagggtattatctctttgaGAGAGCTCGAACATGTGTAAAATCATGTGTCCTTGTTACCACAGCACCAAGATTACCAGTTCTAGGCCCCCTACCCGGGATCTGCTGGATTTGACTCCATCACCATGCCACATTAAATTTTGCACTAAGTTTTGTGCTCTCATGGACACGGTCTATGTGTTGGGCGTTTGGAGCATACTTATATAGTTGatctttcactctctctctctttttataagTGACACTCATTTAACTGTAATCTAATTTTCTTTTCTCTTTGATACATGATTTTGCTATAtgcttaatattttttaaatatttttaaacTGTATCAAGAAATACTCTTACATTTATTTTCATTAGTATGGTTGTCTATGTAGCACCTAATAACATTTTTAATAAGATTATCGCAGCAACGCGTTGGGTACCATCTAGCTCTAATTCTCTTAACACGCAACCTTTTACCTCACCAAGGTGTCATGTAAGCATCCACTAACACTATTACCCAGCCCCATGCAAACGACATGTATATTCTTTGCTCACACACAATGCAAGTATGGAACATGTTCTGCATAAAAAATAGTACTctctccgtttcaaattactcgtcgcagaaatgaatatatctagaactaaaatacatctagatacatccatacctgcgacaagtaattcgaaacggagggagtagcttttgaTTTAGATCATTTTTTCATACATAATTCATCTCAAATTAATCTTTAAATTCCTGCCGCAACACGCGTGGAAACCACCTAGTATTAAAAACACGTCAAGACGTATTTAAAATTGGTCGTATTTCAAAGACTTATCAGAAgcaacatgaatatgcaaacaaAATATAGATTGGACTTTCGATTCAAAAGATGTAGTAGATTTAAATTGACATGTCAAAAGGAAAAGCATGTGAGATGGGATGGGTGGGGCACGCCACGCACTCTCCCAAAAGTTGTACTACCAAAAACTGCATGTATGCACTAATTAAGCTCTAATCACAAAACCATTTTTCTAATCTTGGCTGATGAAAAAAATAGGGCGCTATAGCAAAATAGGGTCATCTTTAAAATacactcttttttttttgcgaaaatgatCCAGATCTATTATCAAAGTTCATCGAAAGTACAAAGCATCTCGAACGTAATAAAAAtcactattactccctccgtcacagtttacaagtcctacgcgtatatctaggttgtcaattttatcattctaatataaactatataacacaaaaattataccttctgaaaatagaacatctgaagtttatattggtatattttttgtaatatatgacttgtattagattGGTCAAATTGACAATCTAGGAGTACGCGCACGTCCTGCAAACTAAGAGAGGGGGAGTAGCATGTTACAGAGTGCTTTAGTTCAGACATTGTACAGTGATTTATTTAGCTAGACATTGCTTAAAACGCTATAACGTTCTATTAGTGGTGCTATAAGGCACTCTATTTTTTGAGTGATCTTGGCCCAATCATATGGCTGCATGCATGCCGCTCCATTGTGTTTATATATAGGCACGGGGCCTGGTGCAAGCTGCCACTGCACTTGCACTGATGTAAACAAGGCCAGTTCCTGTCCAAAATGTTACCCGTCATAGTCCTAGTGCTCGTTGCATCGCCACTCTTGTTGCTGGCCAATGCCGTATGGATCACCGCCTCATGCTACTACCTCACGCCGGCGAGGATCCGGAGGATCTTGTCCAGACAAGGCGTCCACGGccccacgccacgcctcctcgTCGGGAACCTCCATGACATCTCCGCCCTGGTCGCCGAGTCCACCGCCGGGGACATGGGCTCTCTCAGCCACGACATCGTCGGCCGCCTCCTGCCGCACTACGTTCTCTGGTCCAAGACGTTCGGTGAGTGGGCCACGTATGTTAATCGCATCGCTGGCCGGCCATGGCCCGCTTGTCAAGGCTGACCGGAGCTCGGTTCTTCCTATCTGCAGGGAGGCTGTTCGTCTACTGGTACGGGAGCGAGCCACGGGTGTGCGTGACGGACGCCGGCATGGTGCGCGAGCtgctctcgtcgaagcatgcgcacGTGACCGGCAAATCGTGGCTGCAGCGGCAGGGCGCCAAGCACTTCATCGGCCGTGGCCTGCTCATGGCGAACGGTGCCACCTGGTCGCACCAGCGCCACGTCGTCGCCCCAGCCTTCATGGCCGACAAGCTCAAGGGAAGGGTCGGGCACATGGTGGAGTGCACGCGGCAGACGGTGAGGGCGCTGCGCGAGGCGGTGGCGCGGGGCGGAAACGAGGTTGAGATGGGCGCGCACATgacgaggctcgccggcgacgtcatCGCGCGCACCGAGTTCGACACCAGCTATGAGACCGGCAAGCGCATCTTCCACCTCATCGAGGAGCTGCAGCGGCTCACCGCACGCTCCAGCCGCTACCTCTGGGTCCCCGGCAGCCAGTGAGTCATCAATCAACATCACCTCACCACAAATTATTTATTCAGTTTTGAAAATATCTAGTAAGTGCCTTTCATGGTGATACCGCATTCCTTTTCTCTGTCGTGGTTTAAAGTAGTATACGGCTGTTTTTTAGGTATTTCCCAAGCAAGTACAGGAGAGAGATGAAACGGCTGAACGGGGAGCTGGAGCAGGTTCTCAAGGAGTCGATCCAGCGCAACCGCGAGATCGCGGACGAGGGACGGACGCCGTCACCGGAAGCGTGCGGCCGGGGGCTCCTCGGGATGCTCCTGGCCgagatggagaagaagaaggagaacgcGTTCGGCCACGGCGAGCTGGGGTACGATGCGCAGACGATCATTGACGAGTGCAAGACCTTCTTCTTCGCCGGCCACGAGACATCGGCGCTGCTCCTCACCTGGGCCATCATGCTGCTTGCCACGCACCCCGAGTGGCAGGACAAGGCTCGCGCCGAGGTCGCCCAAGTCTGTGGCGACGCTCCACCCGCCGCAGATCACCTCCCCAAGCTCACCGTCGTAAGCCATCTGACACCGTCGAAACGCATGCACTCCGGCGCCACTGTACATGTCAATGTTTAACACGTGGAGTGGATGCGTGTGCAGCTGCAGATGGTGATCAACGAGACGCTGCGCCTGTACCCGCCGGCGACGCTGCTGCCGAGGATGGCCTTCGAGGACATCACGCTCGGCGGCGAGCTGCGGGTGCCGAGGGGCGCGTCGGTGTGGATCCccttgctggccatccaccacgatAAGGCCGTGTGGGGCACGGACGCCCACGAGTTCAGGCCGGACAGGTTCGCGCCCGGCCGCGCCCGGCCAGGAGCGGGCCGGTTCCTGCCCTTCGCGGCCGGGCCACGCAACTGCGTCGGGCAGGCGTACGCCATGGTGGAGGCCAAGGTCGTGCTGGCCATGCTGCTCGCGAGCTTCCGCTTCGGCATCTCTGACGAGTACCGCCACGCGCCGGTGAACGTCCTCACTCTCCGGCCGCGCCACGGCGTGCCCGTGCGCCTGCTGCCGCTGCGAAGCCCGTAGGCCGGCTTGGGTTTCGGCAGCGCACTCGCAATTTTGAGTGTGTGTGTTTTTTTTGCATTTCTTTTTTGCTTGAGTAGAGAGAGTTTTTGTGCTTCGATTCGGAACTACAGTATACTGTCTATGAAGGCAGTGGCGGAGGACAAAAAATACTTGAGGTGGGACGGACGTTAAAGCTAAAATACTGTAGATCATACGCATTAACAATACACACTAATATGTTTATGTGATACTAAACATAATAGTCAAATAAAATGGAATATAAACATATTTTAATAGAAGAACAACTTAAAACATACTGATAAGtgaaaagtatatttttcgtccctcaactttTGGTGAAATTTAGATTTGGTCCCTCAATTCCAAAACCGAACAATTTGCACCCCCAACTAATGAAACCGGACAACTTTCGGCCCTTGTCTCGATTTTGACCGGTTTTGGTGATGACTGACCCCGGTTTTGACCGGTGCTGACTCAAATTCGCGTAATTTTTACATATATGTGAACTTTTTGAAATTCACATACTCTTCTCAAATCCACATAGGTTTTTCAAGGTCGTGCaattttttcaaaaataaacatacctttttcaaatccatgaactatttcaaaatttgtGTACTTTTTTCAAATGCGTGATTTTTTTAATTTGGGTCCTTTTTTGAAATTAGTGTATTTTTTTCTCAAGTTCGTGTAATTTTATCAAATCCATGGTGTTTTTGAAATTCACGTACTTGTTTCAAATTTACATACTTTTTAAAGTTTGTGTATTTTTTTCAAGTCCGTGTTCCTTTTCCAATCCATGAAATTTGTTTGAAATTCACATACTTGTGTCAAGTTGACATTATTTTTCAAATCCACACTTTTTTTCTAATTTGCGTAAAAGAAATTCAAATCCGCGTACTTTTTCAAGTCgcataaaattttcaaattcattaACTCTTTCAAGAAAATGTACGCAAATATGAATAAGTACGTCAATTTGAAAAATACATTAATTTGAAAAAACCACATGAACTTTAAAAAAGTAAGCAGACTTGAAAAAAGTACGTGAACTTGGAAAAagtacacaaatttttaaaaagttcacgtaTTTGAAAAAAAATACCTGAATTTGAAAATATTAGGCGGACTTGGAAAAGGTATACGAATTTGAGTCGGCACGGTCAAAACCGGGGTGGGACAACACCAAAACCGGTCAAAATCACGATCGTGGATGAATCTTGTCTGGTTTCAGTAGTTAAGGGTGCAGGTTGTTTGATTTTGAAGTTGAAGGACCAAATCTAAACTTCACCAAGAATTAAGGagcgaaaagtatacttttctctatTGATAATGAAGCTTTGGTGCCGGCTAGAAAACCCGGTAAATGGCAGTACCTTCCTTGAAAAATCTTATGTAATTGAATTAAGATCAAGACGTTTGtaccctccctctctctcttttaaatagcataaaactactactttacatgTTTGGATTTTAAAAAACTACCGATTTTTAATTGTTCACTGATAACTACCAAGTTAGGGGTTGACTGTTTCAAAAAACCCTAATCACTCGTTGTTAGCAATTTAAAACGCTTTATGACAGGTCGGGCCCACTCCTAAACAATTCGTTTGTTTGACCGTTTTGTTTAACCGTtaacttacatgtgggacccacatgcTCTTCTTCCTCTTATCTTTTGTTCTCTTCCTTCTCCTCATGACCAAGGCCAAGCTCCACCACCCGCCACACACCAAGCCAGGGCCGACAGCGGGAAgcagcatgatacgtctccaacgtatctattattttttattgttccatgttgttatattatcattcttgaatgttttacaatcattttatatcatttttcgggactaacatattgacatagtgcccagtgcatgttgctattttttgcttgttttttacatcgtagaaaatcaatatcaaacggagtccaaatgcagcgaaatttTTTGTGGAATTattatggaccaaaagacacccaatgggccggagaagcacctggggagtgccacgaggagggcacaacccatcagggtaCGTCCGGGCCCGCAGGCGCGCCCAAgcaggttgtgcccacctcggtggcctcccgcaccgcctctttgctctataaataccacaatattccagaaactctaggggagtcgacgaaaatcaatttccagccgccgcaagttccagaaacaccagatccaatctaaacaccatcacgaaggggttcatcatcctcattggtgcctctctgattatgcgtgagtagttctttgtggaccttcggatccgtagttagtagctagatggcttcctctctctcttgattctcaatacaatggtctcttggagatctatttgatgtaactctttttgtggtgtgtttgttgggatccaataaactctgagtttatgatcagatctatgtttttatccataaaagttatttgagtcttttgatctcttatatgcatgattacttatagccttgtatttcttcttcgaatctttcgtttagttaggccaactagatcgatttttcttgccatgggaagatgtgctttgtgatgggttcgatcttacggtgcttgatcccagtgacagaagaggaaccgacacgtatgtatcgttgctattaaggataacaagatggggtctatttctacataaatagatcttgtctacatcatgtcatcattcttattgcattactccatttctccatgaacttaatacactatatgcatgctggatagcgatcgatgtgtggagtaatagtagtagatgcaggtaggagtcggtctactaattttggacgtgatgcctatataatgatcattgcctggatatcgtcatgattatttgaagttctatcaattgcccaacagtaatttgttagcTCAttgttgctatttttctcgagagaagccactagtgaaatctacggcccccgggtctcttttttattatattttccttcgcggtctatttttatttgcttttattttcagatctattaatccaaaaacctgaaaataccttgctgcaatttttatttatttattttatctcgcgttcccgcgagatctacttatccaatctactacaattttacctatctttttacccatgagggattgacaacctctctcttacgccgggttgcaagtatttgttctttgtatgcaggagctgtttacgtggtgttgtgtgGTCCTCCTactgttcgataaccttggtctcatcactgagggaaatacctagcgTAGatggctgcatcatcccttcctctttagggaaatattgagtagttcaagccgcatcagagCGCCACGCGAAGGACCAGCCGCCACCCAGGAGCACGGGCTGCCACCAGCCGTGCACCATGGCCAGGGGGGCAGGGACTTGGCCCGCCACGTCCAGGGGCATGGGTTTGCCGCCATCCTTGCGCCATGGACAGGATCACGGGCCGCCGCCAGCCGAGCTCCATAGCCAGGGGCTCAGGTCGCCGCGCCTAGgaaagagggagggagggaggaagagagagagagagagagcgagagaggtcGTGCAGCGGGGGAGCTCACGACGACCGCAGGCGTAGCTCACCGGCAGGAAGAGGCCGCGGCCGCCACACACGCTGGAAGGGAGCTCCACGGCGGCGCACATTGGATGGGCGAAGGGCGACAGGAGGGATCTCCGCAGTGGCGCCATGGCTTCTGGCCGACGCACTCATCACGGCGGTTGCTGGCCGGCGAGCACGGCGACGAGCGCGCTCCTCTCGGTCTTGAGCACGGGAGAGCGCGCACCGAGGAGCAAGGGCCCGATTCCTTTTTCCATAAAACAGTtagggacctgattgctttttttaaaaGTTATAGGGATCCAATTGCTTTTTAAAAAACTTACAGagatactgacatgtgggccctacatGTGTA
This portion of the Triticum dicoccoides isolate Atlit2015 ecotype Zavitan chromosome 7A, WEW_v2.0, whole genome shotgun sequence genome encodes:
- the LOC119333029 gene encoding cytokinin hydroxylase-like, coding for MLPVIVLVLVASPLLLLANAVWITASCYYLTPARIRRILSRQGVHGPTPRLLVGNLHDISALVAESTAGDMGSLSHDIVGRLLPHYVLWSKTFGRLFVYWYGSEPRVCVTDAGMVRELLSSKHAHVTGKSWLQRQGAKHFIGRGLLMANGATWSHQRHVVAPAFMADKLKGRVGHMVECTRQTVRALREAVARGGNEVEMGAHMTRLAGDVIARTEFDTSYETGKRIFHLIEELQRLTARSSRYLWVPGSQYFPSKYRREMKRLNGELEQVLKESIQRNREIADEGRTPSPEACGRGLLGMLLAEMEKKKENAFGHGELGYDAQTIIDECKTFFFAGHETSALLLTWAIMLLATHPEWQDKARAEVAQVCGDAPPAADHLPKLTVLQMVINETLRLYPPATLLPRMAFEDITLGGELRVPRGASVWIPLLAIHHDKAVWGTDAHEFRPDRFAPGRARPGAGRFLPFAAGPRNCVGQAYAMVEAKVVLAMLLASFRFGISDEYRHAPVNVLTLRPRHGVPVRLLPLRSP